One window of the Micropterus dolomieu isolate WLL.071019.BEF.003 ecotype Adirondacks linkage group LG08, ASM2129224v1, whole genome shotgun sequence genome contains the following:
- the prdm16 gene encoding histone-lysine N-methyltransferase PRDM16 isoform X7, with protein MGCVANSTGTEVLLQLEALRSAAQLSQLFHLTEKRKIYYKAVRDIEAGEELLVYMKDGIFPEGSMAPNLQDEQMYRCEDCDELFSSTLELRRHQKYSCSSTGSIFDTLREDFKQEREDSDEPVHECKDCEKIFPNEYSLGQHMIVHTEEREYKCDQCPKAFNWKSNLIRHQMSHDSGKRFECENCDKVQHTRHVFTDPSNLQRHIRSQHVGARAHTCPECGKTFATSSGLKQHKHIHSSVKPFICPDGLRLFAPPGEVCHKSYTQFSNLCRHKRMHADCRTQIKCKDCGQLFSTTSSLNKHRRFCEGKNHYGSPAGMFNPGIPMSSSPIMAKAKSHHPHLAGLNQSGLGFTDYFPSRPHPHAGLPFSTGPHGFPSLPHGFPGIFPPSLYPRPPLLPASSLIKNPLGCSSQEVKLPRSPLDAPPLSLVSSTNSNGGHSLSQLEDKEKENKLDLSSSGEAKPKSKMADMSDCSDLEDVNTTSGTDLDTTTGTASGDGSDLDSDGESERERSGKRRKPSGTVSSQEGHQIEDTNSALISAVSCSGNLAIDRPFLSSASSQHSFFPPPDEQALPPTTANANSATTDSIKAIASIAEKYFGPGLIGLHQEKKMGPLPYHSMFPFQFLPNFHNSLYPIGADRGALNPSMFFKAEPKSPREQLHKMVSGVPGAPASTAESPFDLTTKPKDTKVAPSTPTNPSNPNSTSGSSSGTLAISSGEEQPLDLSIGSRNRGGHNGVAAEPQNRKNHIFGIGKGVSIKDETPAGFPHPHSQLLHQSSMSQHQQPQAQPHQPPPLHYAKPSAFFMDPIYSRVEKRKLLDPVGALKEKFLRPSPPLFHPQMSAMENMTEKLESFGALKLDAPPNSLQHSAHPLFNFRSPPPSLSDAILRKGKERYACRYCGKIFPRSANLTRHLRTHTGEQPYRCKYCDRSFSISSNLQRHVRNIHNKEKPFKCHLCNRCFGQQTNLDRHLKKHEHENIPVSQQSGMLSNLGTTISSPNSEPDNHALLDEKEDSYFSEIRNFISNSEMNQASSSTDKRSDQAEEEEQPPSHSLSNSKLGLQGLEEEEEEVEGDDEEEEEGSLTEKSHDEAPESPSPVTTGVYEEDEEEEETETAPLAMSYEHTRRLMQ; from the exons aTTTATTATAAAGCTGTCCGGGACATTGAAGCAGGGGAGGAGCTTTTAGTGTATATGAAGGACGGGATTTTCCCCGAGGGATCCATGGCACCCAACCTACAAG aCGAGCAGATGTACCGCTGTGAAGACTGTGATGAGCTGTTCTCCTCAACACTCGAGCTGCGGCGGCACCAGAAGTATTCATGCTCCAGTACAGGCTCCATCTTTGACACACTGAGAGAAGACTTCAAACAGGAACGTGAGGACAGCGACGAACCCGTCCACGAGTGTAAAGACTGTGAGAAGATCTTCCCAAATGAGTACAG TCTGGGCCAACACATGATAGTCCATACAGAGGAGAGGGAGTACAAGTGTGACCAGTGCCCCAAAGCCTTCAACTGGAAGTCCAACCTCATCCGTCACCAGATGTCACATGACAGTGGCAAGCGTTTTGAGTGTGAAAACTGTGATAAGGTACAGCATACCCGGCAC GTGTTCACAGATCCCAGCAACCTTCAACGCCACATCCGCTCCCAACACGTGGGGGCACGAGCTCACACATGTCCTGAGTGTGGCAAGACCTTTGCCACCTCGTCAGGCCTCAAGCAGCATAAGCACATCCACAGCAGTGTTAAACCTTTTATCT GCCCTGATGGGCTGCGTCTTTTTGCTCCCCCAGGTGAGGTGTGCCACAAATCCTACACCCAGTTCTCCAACCTTTGCCGCCACAAACGTATGCATGCTGACTGCCGCACCCAGATCAAGTGTAAGGACTGTGGGCAGTTGTTCAGCACTACCTCCTCCCTCAACAAACATCGTCGCTTCTGTGAGGGCAAAAACCATTATGGCTCTCCAGCAGGGATGTTCAACCCTGGCATCCCCATGAGCTCCAGCCCCATCATGGCCAAGGCCAAGTCTCACCATCCTCACCTTGCAGGTCTAAACCAGTCAGGTTTAGGCTTCACTGACTACTTTCCCTCTCGACCTCACCCTCACGCTGGCTTGCCCTTTTCCACCGGACCTCATGGCTTCCCATCCCTCCCACATGGTTTCCCAGGTATCTTCCCCCCATCATTGTATCCCCGACCACCTTTATTGCCAGCCAGTTCATTGATAAAGAACCCTCTGGGTTGCAGCAGTCAGGAGGTGAAACTGCCCCGGAGTCCCCTAGATGCCCCTCCTCTGTCCCTGGTTAGCTCCACAAACAGCAATGGAGGCCACAGTTTGAGTCAGTtggaagacaaagagaaagagaacaaaCTGGATTTGTCTTCTAGTGGAGAAGCCAAGCCTAAATCGAAGATGGCAGACATGTCTGATTGTAGTGACCTTGAAGACGTTAATACCACAAGTGGGACAGATTTGGACACCACCACTGGTACTGCTTCAGGTGACGGTTCTGACCTGGATAGTGATGGAGAGAGTGAACGTGAGCGAAGTGGTAAAAGAAGGAAGCCGTCTGGGACTGTGTCAAGTCAAGAAGGTCACCAGATAGAAGACACAAACAGTGCGTTGATATCAGCCGTGTCTTGTTCGGGGAACCTTGCTATTGATCGTCCCTTTCTCTCTTCTGCATCATCCCAGCACTCCTTCTTCCCTCCGCCTGATGAGCAAGCCCTCCCGCCCACCACTGCAAATGCCAATTCAGCCACCACAGATTCCATTAAAGCCATCGCCTCTATTGCTGAGAAATATTTTGGTCCAGGTTTGATTGGTCTTCATCAGGAGAAAAAGATGGGTCCACTGCCCTACCATTCCATGTTTCCCTTCCAGTTCCTGCCTAACTTCCACAACTCCCTCTATCCCATCGGCGCTGATCGAGGGGCCCTCAATCCTAGCATGTTCTTTAAGGCAGAGCCCAAGTCACCTCGTGAGCAGCTGCACAAGATGGTTTCTGGTGTACCAGGAGCTCCTGCTTCCACAGCAGAGTCACCATTTGATCTCACCACAAAGCCCAAGGACACCAAGGTAGCTCCTTCTACCCCAACAAACCCCTCAAACCCCAACAGTACTTCTGGGAGCAGTAGTGGAACTTTAGCAATATCAAGTGGTGAAGAACAGCCGTTGGACCTTAGCATTGGCAGCCGGAACCGTGGTGGTCATAATGGTGTGGCAGCTGAGCCACAAAATAGAAAAAACCACATCTTTGGAATTGGAAAGGGGGTCTCCATCAAGGATGAAACCCCAGCTGGGTTTCCACACCCTCATTCCCAGTTACTGCACCAATCCTCAATGTCCCAGCACCAGCAGCCCCAGGCACAGCCACACCAGCCGCCACCCCTGCACTATGCCAAGCCGTCAGCATTCTTCATGGACCCCATATACAG CAGGGTGGAGAAGAGGAAGCTACTCGACCCTGTAGGAGCTCTGAAGGAAAAGTTCCTCAGGCCCTCACCACCACTCTTCCATCCACAG ATGTCAGCCATGGAGAACATGACAGAGAAGCTGGAGAGCTTTGGTGCTCTAAAACTAGACGCGCCACCCAATTCACTGCAACACTCGGCTCATCCACTGTTCAACTTCCGCTCACCGCCACCTTCCCTCTCAGATGCCATCCTCCGCAAGGGCAAGGAGCGTTACGCATGCAG GTACTGCGGGAAAATCTTCCCTCGTTCAGCAAACCTCACCAGACACTTGCGGACACACACAGGGGAACAACCCTACAG GTGTAAATACTGTGACCGCTCATTCAGCATCTCATCCAATCTTCAACGCCACGTTCGCAACATCCATAACAAGGAGAAACCCTTCAAGTGTCACCTGTGCAACCGCTGCTTTGGTCAGCAAACCAACCTGGACCGCCATCTCAAGAAGCACGAGCATGAGAACATTCCTG TGAGCCAACAGTCCGGGATGCTTTCCAACCTAGGAACCACCATCTCCTCCCCAAACTCCGAGCCAGACAATCATGCACTTTTAGATGAGAAGGAGGACTCGTACTTCTCAGAAATCCGCaatttcatttcaaacagtgaGATGAACCAGGCCTCCAGCTCCACGGATAAGAG ATCAgaccaggcagaggaggaggagcagccaCCAAGCCACAGTTTGTCCAACTCCAAACTAGGGCTCCAGggcctggaggaggaggaagaggaagtggagggcgacgatgaagaggaggaggaaggcagCCTGACAGAGAAGTCTCACGACGAGGCGCCCGAGTCCCCGAGTCCCGTCACAACAGGAGTGTatgaggaggacgaggaggaggaagagacggAGACGGCTCCTTTAGCTATGAGCTATGAACACACTCGCAG GCTTATGCAATGA